The following proteins come from a genomic window of Streptomyces liliiviolaceus:
- a CDS encoding LLM class flavin-dependent oxidoreductase — protein MSSVPSSALPSSSSALHLAVALDGAGWHPAAWREPVARPRDLLTAGYWTDLVTEAERGLLDFVTIEDALGLQSTHFTEPDGRTDQVRGRLDAVLIAARVAPLTSHIGLLPTVVATHTEPFHISKAIATLDYVSTGRGGVRIQVSARRNEAAHFGRRTVPSFRIEDLESPAVQELTVDLFDEAADYVEAVRRLWDSWEDGAEIRDVATGRFVDREKLHYIDFEGAHFSVKGPSITPRPPQGQPPVGALAHESVTGAPFRLLGRSADLGFVTPHDAGQARAIVASVRAEQDAAGRAGEPLHLFGDLVVFLDDDPAEAAARKERLDTLAGYPYTSDARIFTGTPSQLADLLQELGEAGLTGFRLRPAVAGHDLPAITRGLVPELQRRGVFRHAYEADTLRGLLGLARPANRYAAAAAVAADAAADAVTTA, from the coding sequence GTGTCGTCAGTACCTTCTTCTGCCCTGCCCTCTTCCTCCTCCGCCCTGCACCTCGCCGTCGCGCTCGACGGAGCCGGCTGGCATCCCGCCGCGTGGCGCGAACCGGTGGCCCGCCCCCGGGACCTGCTCACCGCCGGCTACTGGACGGACCTCGTCACCGAGGCCGAGCGCGGTCTGCTCGACTTCGTGACCATCGAGGACGCCCTCGGCCTCCAGTCCACGCACTTCACCGAGCCCGACGGACGCACCGACCAGGTCCGCGGCCGGCTCGACGCCGTCCTCATCGCCGCCCGGGTCGCCCCGCTGACCAGCCACATAGGTCTGCTGCCGACCGTGGTGGCCACCCACACAGAGCCCTTCCACATATCGAAGGCCATCGCCACGCTGGACTATGTGAGCACCGGCCGTGGCGGCGTACGGATCCAGGTGTCGGCCCGCCGCAACGAGGCCGCGCACTTCGGCCGCCGTACGGTCCCGTCGTTCCGTATCGAGGACCTGGAGAGCCCCGCCGTACAGGAGTTGACGGTCGACCTCTTCGACGAGGCGGCCGACTACGTCGAAGCGGTGCGGCGGCTGTGGGACAGCTGGGAGGACGGCGCGGAGATCCGGGACGTCGCCACCGGCCGCTTCGTCGACCGGGAGAAGCTGCACTACATCGACTTCGAGGGCGCGCACTTCAGCGTCAAGGGGCCCTCGATCACGCCCAGGCCCCCGCAGGGCCAGCCGCCCGTCGGGGCGCTCGCCCACGAGAGCGTGACCGGCGCGCCGTTCCGGCTGCTGGGCCGCAGCGCCGACCTCGGGTTCGTCACCCCGCACGACGCCGGGCAGGCCAGGGCGATCGTCGCCTCGGTACGCGCCGAACAGGACGCGGCCGGGCGGGCGGGCGAGCCCCTGCACCTCTTCGGTGACCTGGTCGTGTTCCTGGACGACGACCCCGCCGAGGCCGCGGCCCGCAAGGAGCGGCTCGACACCCTCGCGGGGTACCCGTACACCAGCGACGCCCGGATCTTCACCGGCACCCCGTCCCAACTGGCCGACCTGCTGCAGGAATTGGGCGAGGCCGGGCTGACCGGCTTCCGGCTGCGCCCCGCCGTCGCGGGACACGACCTCCCCGCGATCACCCGGGGCCTGGTCCCCGAACTCCAGCGCCGGGGCGTCTTCCGGCACGCGTACGAGGCCGACACCCTGCGCGGACTGCTCGGGCTCGCCCGCCCGGCCAACCGCTACGCCGCAGCCGCAGCCGTAGCGGCCGACGCAGCCGCCGACGCCGTCACCACCGCCTGA
- a CDS encoding putative leader peptide: MGPRPVPRLRVPTLTPRRRVRLYSRQHIDLLRVAGALCRP; encoded by the coding sequence GTGGGACCACGCCCCGTGCCCCGCCTCCGCGTCCCCACGCTCACCCCGCGCCGCCGCGTACGCCTGTACTCGCGGCAGCACATCGACCTCCTGCGCGTCGCCGGCGCGCTCTGTCGTCCCTGA
- a CDS encoding glutathione S-transferase family protein: MPETVSRGSSTGTFATAARTAVTGAPACGTVPPSATARPHRFRGRIGVGLAGGFYPAPHRYQLYLSEGCQRSLRVSITLALLGLESSTATTVLTRPAETPDAFASLRRAYEATWHHYDGPLTAPALCDRWSGRVVSNHTPDILRDLTDLAGLRDDEGPGLPALRPPALAAEIDALRELLARDVTPASPAHARAATLTLLDHQLAVGPYVLGDAITAADVDLWVALTHLDPADDALSAYLHLDRYVRRLGRHPAFLDGGRTGR, encoded by the coding sequence ATGCCCGAGACAGTTTCCCGCGGTTCGAGCACAGGTACCTTCGCCACGGCCGCCCGTACGGCCGTCACCGGCGCACCCGCCTGCGGCACGGTCCCACCGAGCGCGACCGCACGTCCGCACCGCTTCCGCGGCCGCATAGGCGTCGGCCTCGCCGGCGGCTTCTACCCGGCGCCGCACCGCTATCAGCTGTATCTGTCCGAAGGCTGTCAGCGTTCGCTGCGCGTCTCGATCACCCTCGCCCTGCTGGGACTTGAGAGCTCGACGGCCACCACCGTGCTGACCCGCCCCGCCGAGACGCCCGACGCCTTCGCCTCGCTGCGCCGGGCCTACGAGGCGACCTGGCACCACTACGACGGCCCGCTCACCGCGCCCGCGCTGTGCGACCGGTGGAGCGGACGTGTCGTCAGCAACCACACGCCCGACATCCTGCGCGACCTCACCGACCTCGCCGGTCTCCGGGACGACGAGGGGCCCGGCCTGCCCGCGCTGCGGCCCCCGGCCCTCGCCGCGGAGATCGACGCCCTGCGTGAGCTCCTCGCCCGGGACGTCACACCGGCCTCCCCGGCACACGCCCGGGCGGCGACCCTGACCCTGCTCGACCACCAACTGGCCGTCGGACCGTACGTGTTGGGGGATGCGATCACGGCTGCGGACGTGGATCTCTGGGTGGCGCTCACACACCTCGACCCGGCCGACGACGCCCTGTCCGCGTACCTCCACCTGGACCGGTACGTCCGGCGGCTCGGCCGGCACCCGGCCTTCCTCGACGGCGGGCGAACGGGCCGCTAG
- a CDS encoding GNAT family N-acetyltransferase: METHADRRVAAVRWVTEEWDAPAPARLREQMSAELAPRYAPVEHRRVRAPQPAAEEIVVTWVAYAEGVPVATASLRRLPDRHEVKRVFVHAGHRGRGLARAALAAVESTALALGVDRLWLQTGALQPEARSLYAREGWQEVRPYAPYDRNPFSVCFTKALMEPAETPRSR, encoded by the coding sequence GTGGAGACGCACGCCGACCGGCGGGTGGCGGCGGTCCGGTGGGTGACCGAGGAGTGGGACGCCCCGGCACCGGCCCGGCTGCGGGAGCAGATGTCCGCCGAACTGGCCCCGCGCTACGCGCCGGTCGAACACCGGCGCGTCCGTGCGCCGCAGCCCGCGGCCGAGGAGATCGTCGTCACCTGGGTCGCCTACGCCGAGGGCGTGCCGGTGGCCACCGCCTCGCTGCGCAGGCTGCCCGACCGGCACGAGGTGAAGCGGGTGTTCGTGCACGCCGGCCACCGCGGCCGGGGTCTGGCGCGCGCGGCCCTCGCGGCGGTGGAGTCGACCGCGCTGGCCCTCGGCGTCGACCGGCTGTGGCTGCAGACGGGCGCGCTCCAGCCGGAGGCCCGGTCGCTCTACGCGCGGGAGGGCTGGCAGGAGGTGCGGCCGTACGCCCCGTACGACCGCAATCCGTTCAGTGTCTGCTTCACCAAGGCGCTCATGGAGCCGGCGGAGACGCCGCGGTCACGCTGA
- a CDS encoding C40 family peptidase has protein sequence MSRSALVKAAPASVDQFASAGIPAQRSDEPSREEVQQRITNLYDRVENATGNINVTRAMSTATRDARPASGGGGGRGGATDAAAPLPDVAKKWFDVGRSQLGPVFPAVLPPDRMPDRGSAGSRPADSGGRPSGGGGEGRGEREGSGKPVLELTAGPSAGPGAGGGAGPVAELTARPVAELTAGPAAALPAVPAQRQAADRTLSGPSGGPSQTTLRTSKQRNQRKLGQARDLLAGHAARRPAPVAELQPFQAVEGAWGPAAQTQNHRAAATGADAWQQPAIGTDMRAGTDMYAGTAMYPGIPGTGAGVAADQSIGNGVYPGVDQYAGAPYASGRQSDTSMYVDASTPIATGVALDMQAAANPGYGAPAPAPAPAPAPAYATPAHGTPVYAAPDPGYGGQGARAVDFARAQIGKPCVWGSMGPGSYDCSSLTQAAWKVAGVALPRSVPDQATAGTMVPVSDIRPGDLVLFSGQVGHVGIATGNGMMIHAPSPGVAIREESIYWAGEAAIHSVIRPA, from the coding sequence ATGTCCCGCTCCGCCCTCGTGAAGGCGGCCCCCGCTTCCGTGGACCAGTTCGCCTCCGCGGGCATTCCCGCCCAGCGGAGCGACGAACCCAGCCGCGAGGAAGTTCAGCAGCGGATCACCAATCTCTACGACCGGGTCGAGAACGCCACGGGCAACATCAACGTCACCCGCGCGATGAGCACCGCCACCCGCGACGCCAGGCCGGCGTCCGGGGGCGGAGGCGGCCGGGGCGGAGCCACCGATGCCGCCGCCCCGCTGCCGGACGTCGCGAAGAAGTGGTTCGACGTGGGCCGCTCGCAGCTCGGCCCCGTCTTCCCGGCGGTGCTGCCGCCCGACAGGATGCCGGACCGGGGTTCCGCCGGGTCCCGGCCCGCCGACTCGGGCGGTCGTCCGAGCGGCGGTGGCGGTGAGGGGCGCGGAGAGCGTGAGGGTTCCGGCAAGCCCGTCCTGGAGCTGACCGCCGGTCCGAGCGCCGGCCCCGGTGCCGGAGGTGGCGCCGGACCCGTCGCGGAACTGACCGCGAGGCCCGTCGCCGAGCTGACCGCGGGACCCGCCGCCGCGCTGCCGGCCGTTCCGGCCCAGCGCCAGGCGGCCGACAGGACCTTGTCCGGGCCGTCCGGCGGACCGTCGCAGACGACGCTGCGGACCTCGAAGCAGCGCAACCAGCGCAAGCTCGGACAGGCCCGCGACCTGCTGGCCGGACACGCGGCCCGGCGCCCCGCACCCGTCGCGGAACTGCAGCCCTTCCAGGCGGTCGAGGGCGCCTGGGGCCCCGCGGCCCAGACGCAGAACCACCGGGCGGCCGCGACCGGCGCGGACGCCTGGCAGCAGCCGGCCATCGGCACGGACATGCGCGCGGGCACCGACATGTACGCCGGTACGGCCATGTACCCCGGCATACCCGGCACGGGAGCGGGTGTCGCCGCCGACCAGAGCATCGGCAACGGCGTGTACCCCGGGGTCGACCAGTACGCCGGAGCCCCGTACGCCAGTGGCCGGCAGAGCGACACGAGCATGTACGTCGACGCCAGCACGCCCATCGCCACGGGAGTCGCCCTCGACATGCAGGCCGCGGCCAACCCCGGATACGGCGCCCCCGCACCCGCCCCTGCTCCCGCTCCTGCTCCCGCCTATGCGACGCCCGCCCATGGCACGCCCGTCTATGCCGCGCCCGACCCCGGGTACGGCGGACAGGGCGCCAGGGCCGTCGACTTCGCACGCGCCCAGATCGGCAAGCCGTGCGTATGGGGTTCGATGGGACCGGGCTCGTACGACTGCTCCAGCCTCACGCAGGCCGCCTGGAAGGTCGCCGGAGTCGCGCTCCCGCGTTCCGTCCCGGACCAGGCGACCGCCGGCACGATGGTCCCCGTGTCGGACATCAGGCCCGGCGACCTGGTCCTCTTCAGCGGCCAGGTCGGACACGTCGGCATCGCCACCGGCAACGGCATGATGATCCACGCGCCGAGCCCGGGTGTCGCCATCCGCGAGGAGTCGATCTACTGGGCCGGCGAGGCGGCGATCCACAGCGTGATCCGCCCCGCCTGA
- a CDS encoding sugar kinase, translating into MSSASAPRAVWRPREGPVVCVGETMAALAPAPAESLESAEDLRVSVAGAESNVAMYLADLGVPVSWLSALGDDALGRRVRAAVGAAGVDVGGVRHDPARPTGLLVKEPAATGTRVHYYRGGSAASALGPEMLEDDRLRSASVLHLTGITPALSPSCRSLVEEALATPPDERPYAVSFDVNHRRALWPPGTAAPVLRELADRADLVLVGLDEAQDLWDAGLEPDGVRRLLPRPRLLVVKDGGRSATVFGDEGSWTVPALRTDVVEPVGAGDAFAAGFLTGLLRGDGMERALRLGHITAGSALQVTGDHGPLPDKARIEELLGLPASDWARVNRE; encoded by the coding sequence ATGAGCAGCGCGTCCGCACCCCGCGCCGTCTGGCGGCCCCGCGAAGGACCGGTGGTCTGCGTCGGGGAGACCATGGCCGCGCTGGCTCCCGCCCCGGCCGAGTCCCTGGAGAGCGCCGAGGACCTGCGGGTGTCGGTGGCGGGGGCCGAGTCGAACGTGGCGATGTACCTGGCCGATCTGGGTGTCCCCGTCTCCTGGCTCTCGGCGCTCGGCGACGACGCGCTGGGCCGGCGGGTGCGTGCCGCGGTCGGCGCCGCCGGTGTCGACGTCGGGGGAGTGCGGCACGACCCGGCCCGGCCCACGGGCCTGCTCGTGAAGGAGCCCGCCGCCACCGGTACCCGCGTCCACTACTACCGCGGCGGCTCGGCGGCCTCGGCCCTGGGCCCCGAGATGCTGGAGGACGACAGACTACGGTCCGCCTCCGTCCTCCACCTCACCGGGATCACCCCGGCCCTGTCCCCGTCCTGCCGGAGCCTGGTCGAGGAAGCCCTCGCCACCCCGCCGGACGAACGCCCGTACGCCGTCAGCTTCGACGTCAACCACCGCCGGGCGCTGTGGCCGCCCGGCACGGCCGCGCCCGTACTGCGCGAACTGGCCGACCGCGCCGACCTCGTCCTCGTGGGCCTCGACGAGGCACAGGACCTGTGGGACGCCGGCCTCGAACCGGACGGCGTACGGCGGCTGTTGCCGCGTCCGCGCCTCCTCGTCGTCAAGGACGGCGGCCGGTCGGCCACGGTCTTCGGCGACGAAGGCTCCTGGACCGTGCCCGCTCTGCGCACGGACGTGGTGGAGCCCGTCGGCGCCGGAGACGCCTTCGCCGCAGGGTTCCTGACAGGTCTGCTGCGGGGCGACGGCATGGAACGCGCGCTGCGGCTCGGACACATCACCGCCGGTTCGGCACTCCAAGTGACCGGCGATCATGGCCCGTTGCCCGACAAGGCCAGGATCGAGGAACTCCTCGGACTCCCCGCGTCCGACTGGGCCCGGGTGAACCGCGAGTGA
- a CDS encoding SMP-30/gluconolactonase/LRE family protein, whose protein sequence is MTHPEAEAPAGADVLGPDRLELGEGIRWTADHGIVLVDILAGRLLTATDRPAEPFSHLARLPVPLGAVAPVADAPGTWIAAAGTGICLLTPDAPPSWLARPEADAARPMRMNDGTADPAGRFWAGSMAHEADDGAGSLYRVDHDGTVARVLDGITVPNGPAFTADGRTMYLADSARGVVRRHPVDPATGDLGAPEVYVTVDDGSPDGMVVDAEGAVWIAVWGTGTVRRYLADGRLDRTLRLPARQPAGVCLREDLLYVTSARVGLAAPGPYDGAVFTARVDVPGRPADTYRHHTRDRRGPDSPRKETA, encoded by the coding sequence GTGACCCACCCCGAAGCCGAAGCCCCGGCGGGGGCGGATGTCCTCGGCCCCGACCGTCTGGAACTCGGCGAAGGCATCCGCTGGACGGCCGATCACGGCATCGTGCTCGTGGACATCCTCGCGGGCCGCCTGCTCACCGCCACGGACCGTCCCGCCGAACCCTTCAGTCATCTGGCCCGTCTACCAGTCCCCTTGGGCGCGGTGGCCCCCGTCGCCGACGCACCCGGCACCTGGATCGCCGCCGCGGGAACCGGCATCTGCCTGCTCACCCCGGACGCTCCGCCGAGTTGGCTGGCCCGGCCCGAGGCGGACGCGGCACGGCCCATGCGCATGAACGACGGGACCGCCGACCCCGCCGGCCGCTTCTGGGCGGGCAGCATGGCCCACGAGGCCGACGACGGCGCCGGCTCCCTCTACCGCGTCGACCACGACGGCACGGTGGCCCGCGTCCTCGACGGCATCACCGTGCCGAACGGGCCCGCCTTCACGGCCGACGGCCGCACCATGTACCTGGCCGACAGCGCCCGCGGAGTCGTCCGGCGTCATCCCGTCGACCCCGCCACCGGCGACCTCGGCGCCCCGGAGGTGTACGTCACCGTCGACGACGGCAGCCCCGACGGCATGGTCGTGGACGCCGAGGGCGCGGTGTGGATCGCGGTGTGGGGCACCGGCACCGTACGCCGGTATCTGGCGGACGGCCGCCTCGACCGCACCCTGCGGCTGCCCGCACGGCAACCCGCCGGAGTGTGCCTGCGGGAGGACCTGCTGTACGTCACCAGCGCCCGGGTGGGACTCGCCGCGCCCGGCCCGTACGACGGCGCCGTGTTCACGGCCCGGGTCGACGTACCCGGGAGACCGGCGGACACCTACCGGCACCACACCCGTGACCGCCGTGGCCCCGACTCGCCCCGGAAGGAGACGGCATGA
- a CDS encoding bifunctional 4-hydroxy-2-oxoglutarate aldolase/2-dehydro-3-deoxy-phosphogluconate aldolase has product MDLRAALTAHRLVAIVRGDDPEAALRTVLALAEEGVELIEVSLSGKDALSVIGRAREALGPDRPLGAGTVLTADDARAAQEAGADFAVTPALGDGVTAARERGLPVLAGVMTPTEILAARTLGAAALKIFPAAQAGGPAYLKALRGPFPHELFVPVGGVDGAAARAYLAAGATAVGVGSPLVGDAADGGSLTALRDRARAFLAVANEGGA; this is encoded by the coding sequence CTGGATCTTCGAGCGGCCCTCACCGCCCACCGCCTGGTCGCGATCGTGCGCGGCGACGACCCGGAGGCGGCGCTGCGCACCGTGCTGGCCCTGGCCGAGGAGGGGGTCGAGCTGATCGAGGTGTCCCTCAGCGGTAAGGACGCCCTGTCGGTCATCGGGCGGGCCCGTGAGGCGCTCGGCCCCGACCGCCCCCTCGGCGCCGGTACGGTCCTGACCGCCGACGACGCCCGCGCCGCCCAGGAGGCCGGTGCGGACTTCGCCGTCACCCCCGCGCTCGGGGACGGCGTCACCGCTGCACGCGAACGGGGACTGCCGGTCCTGGCCGGGGTGATGACCCCGACCGAGATCCTGGCCGCGCGGACCCTCGGCGCCGCCGCCCTGAAGATCTTCCCCGCCGCCCAGGCCGGCGGCCCCGCCTACCTCAAGGCCCTGCGCGGCCCGTTCCCGCACGAGCTGTTCGTGCCGGTGGGCGGGGTCGACGGGGCCGCCGCCCGCGCGTATCTGGCGGCCGGGGCGACCGCCGTCGGGGTAGGTTCACCGCTGGTCGGGGACGCGGCCGACGGCGGCAGCCTGACCGCGCTGCGGGACCGCGCGCGGGCGTTCCTCGCGGTGGCGAACGAAGGTGGGGCGTGA
- the dgoD gene encoding galactonate dehydratase translates to MKITRIETFLVPPRWLFCRIETDEGVVGWGEPVVEGRAEVVRAAVDVLAEHLVGQDPLRIQDHWQVLSKGGFYRGGPVLSSAVAGLDQALWDIAGKTYGAPVHALLGGPVRDRVRVYAWVGGDEPAELTEQIAAQVEAGFTAVKMNGAGATSPIPTPAETAAIVGRVAAAREALGPDRDVAVDFHGRFTAAGARRVLSELGPLHPLFVEEPVVPEHGHLLAGLVAATPIPLATGERLYGRADFLPVLTAGIAVAQPDLSHAGGISEVHRIASLAETHGAQLAPHCPLGPIALAASLQVAFATPNFLIQEQSRGIHYNKDADLLSYLVDTEPFRFVDGHASRGDAPGLGVTVDEAAVRAADRSGHAWRNPVWRHADGSFAEW, encoded by the coding sequence GTGAAGATCACCCGTATCGAGACCTTCCTCGTCCCGCCCCGCTGGCTCTTCTGCCGTATCGAGACCGACGAGGGTGTGGTCGGCTGGGGCGAACCGGTCGTCGAGGGGCGGGCCGAGGTCGTGCGCGCCGCCGTCGACGTGCTGGCCGAACACCTCGTCGGCCAGGACCCGTTGCGCATCCAGGATCACTGGCAGGTGCTGTCCAAGGGCGGCTTCTACCGCGGCGGCCCGGTGCTCTCCAGTGCCGTCGCCGGGCTCGACCAGGCCCTGTGGGACATCGCCGGCAAGACGTACGGGGCTCCGGTGCACGCCCTGCTGGGCGGCCCGGTGCGGGACCGCGTCCGCGTCTACGCCTGGGTCGGCGGCGACGAACCCGCCGAGCTGACCGAGCAGATAGCCGCGCAGGTCGAGGCGGGCTTCACGGCGGTGAAGATGAACGGCGCCGGGGCCACCTCGCCGATCCCCACGCCCGCCGAGACCGCCGCGATCGTGGGCCGGGTGGCCGCCGCCCGCGAGGCACTGGGCCCCGACCGGGATGTCGCCGTCGACTTCCACGGCCGTTTCACGGCGGCGGGCGCACGCCGGGTCCTGTCCGAACTGGGGCCGCTGCACCCGCTGTTCGTCGAGGAGCCCGTAGTGCCCGAGCACGGTCACCTGCTGGCCGGCCTCGTCGCCGCGACCCCGATCCCGCTCGCCACCGGTGAACGCCTCTACGGGCGCGCCGACTTCCTGCCCGTACTCACCGCGGGCATCGCGGTCGCCCAGCCGGATCTGTCCCACGCCGGGGGCATCTCGGAGGTGCACCGCATCGCCTCGCTCGCCGAGACCCACGGCGCGCAGCTCGCCCCGCACTGCCCGCTCGGCCCGATCGCCCTGGCGGCCAGCCTCCAGGTCGCCTTCGCCACCCCCAACTTCCTCATCCAGGAGCAGAGTCGGGGCATCCACTACAACAAGGACGCCGACCTGCTGTCGTACCTGGTGGACACCGAGCCGTTCCGGTTCGTCGACGGGCACGCCTCGCGGGGTGACGCCCCCGGTCTGGGCGTCACCGTCGACGAGGCCGCCGTCCGCGCCGCCGACCGGTCCGGACACGCCTGGCGCAACCCGGTGTGGCGACATGCCGACGGCTCCTTCGCGGAGTGGTGA
- a CDS encoding FadR/GntR family transcriptional regulator, whose translation MTPYARRGVHGQTVEVLARRILGGEIPEGATLDLVALQSELDVSLTALRESLKVLAAKGMVDARQKRGTFVRTRAEWNLLDVDVLRWQFEGGRTSEADEALLRNLAEVRAIIEPAAVRLAADRRTDADLAALDGALGAMGEGGGDAAHAVEADLAFHRALLAATHNELLERMEMVIESGLAHRDRIVHSAPHSEDPVPAHRAVLDAVRDRDPRAAETAMRALLDQAGRDLDRLSDTDDTGGTGDARDSHVPDATEGSRSQ comes from the coding sequence ATGACGCCCTATGCCCGCCGCGGCGTGCACGGCCAGACCGTGGAAGTCCTCGCCCGCCGCATCCTGGGCGGCGAGATCCCCGAGGGGGCCACGCTGGACCTGGTGGCGCTGCAGAGCGAGCTGGACGTGAGCCTCACCGCCCTGCGCGAGTCCCTCAAGGTGCTCGCCGCCAAGGGGATGGTCGACGCCCGCCAGAAACGCGGCACGTTCGTCCGTACCCGTGCCGAGTGGAACCTCCTCGATGTCGACGTACTGCGCTGGCAGTTCGAGGGCGGCCGTACCTCCGAGGCCGACGAGGCGCTGCTGCGAAATCTCGCCGAGGTGCGCGCCATCATCGAACCGGCCGCGGTGCGGCTGGCCGCCGACCGGCGCACCGACGCCGACCTGGCGGCCCTGGACGGCGCGCTCGGCGCGATGGGGGAGGGCGGTGGCGACGCCGCCCACGCCGTGGAGGCCGACCTCGCCTTCCACCGGGCACTGCTGGCCGCCACCCACAACGAACTCCTCGAACGCATGGAGATGGTGATCGAGTCCGGGCTGGCCCACCGCGACCGCATCGTGCACAGCGCCCCGCACAGCGAGGACCCGGTCCCGGCGCACCGGGCGGTCCTGGACGCCGTACGCGACCGGGACCCACGGGCCGCCGAGACCGCGATGCGGGCCCTGCTCGACCAGGCGGGCCGCGACCTGGACCGCCTCAGCGACACCGATGACACCGGTGGCACCGGTGACGCCCGTGACAGCCATGTGCCCGACGCGACGGAAGGCTCCCGCTCCCAGTGA
- a CDS encoding SDR family NAD(P)-dependent oxidoreductase has protein sequence MEQPARPPGARFAGRTAVVTGAASGIGAATAERLAEEGAAVVLADLAEDRGERVAARITKAGGHARFVRADVAAEDDWTRIVAAAHAFGPVDVLVSNAYTVEVTPAHEMSLDSWQRQLAVNTTGAFLGFRALLPDLRERRGAVVLTSSVHAHRGIPGHPAYAASKGALLSLCSQLAVEYGPEVRVNAVVPGPILTAAWNGVTPEDRERSIAETAARRFGSPQEVAAAIAFLGADEASYITGTSLVVDGGWSVVKASA, from the coding sequence ATGGAGCAGCCCGCACGACCGCCCGGCGCCCGCTTCGCCGGCCGCACGGCCGTCGTCACCGGCGCGGCCTCCGGCATCGGAGCCGCCACGGCCGAACGCCTCGCCGAGGAGGGGGCCGCCGTCGTCCTCGCCGACCTCGCCGAGGACCGCGGCGAGAGAGTCGCCGCGCGCATCACGAAGGCGGGCGGCCACGCACGGTTCGTACGGGCCGACGTCGCCGCCGAGGACGACTGGACCCGGATCGTGGCCGCCGCCCACGCCTTCGGACCCGTGGACGTCCTCGTCAGCAACGCCTACACCGTCGAGGTGACGCCCGCGCATGAGATGTCCCTCGACTCGTGGCAGCGCCAGCTCGCCGTCAACACCACCGGCGCCTTCCTCGGCTTCCGGGCCCTCCTCCCCGACCTGCGGGAACGCCGGGGAGCGGTGGTCCTGACCTCGTCCGTCCACGCGCACCGGGGCATTCCGGGCCACCCCGCGTACGCGGCCTCCAAGGGCGCCCTGCTGTCCCTGTGCTCGCAGCTCGCCGTCGAGTACGGGCCCGAGGTGCGCGTCAACGCCGTCGTGCCCGGCCCGATCCTGACCGCCGCCTGGAACGGGGTCACGCCCGAGGACCGGGAACGCAGCATCGCCGAAACGGCCGCGCGCCGCTTCGGCTCACCGCAGGAGGTGGCCGCGGCCATCGCCTTCCTCGGCGCCGACGAGGCCTCGTACATCACCGGGACGAGCCTGGTGGTGGACGGCGGCTGGAGCGTCGTCAAGGCCTCCGCATGA